A single region of the Bacteroidota bacterium genome encodes:
- a CDS encoding fasciclin domain-containing protein — MKKVSQFLAVVALAFVSNITIAQTVTVGGEAMYPKKDIIDNAVKSKDHTTLVAAVQAAGLVETLKSAGPFTVFAPVNDAFENLPEGTVTTLLKPENKSMLTSVLTYHVVAGKLDFNAIAKLIKEGNGMATLTTVSGGKLYAMMNGEHNIQLKDENGNLINITTYDVYQSNGVIHVIDRVALPK; from the coding sequence ATGAAAAAAGTATCACAATTTTTAGCAGTAGTAGCATTGGCTTTTGTTTCAAATATCACCATTGCTCAAACAGTAACAGTAGGTGGAGAAGCAATGTATCCTAAAAAAGATATTATTGACAACGCAGTAAAATCAAAAGACCACACCACATTAGTAGCAGCAGTTCAGGCAGCAGGTTTGGTAGAAACATTAAAATCTGCAGGTCCTTTCACCGTATTCGCTCCGGTAAACGATGCGTTTGAAAACTTACCGGAAGGAACAGTTACCACTTTGTTAAAACCTGAAAACAAAAGCATGTTAACATCAGTTTTAACTTACCACGTTGTTGCAGGTAAACTCGACTTTAATGCAATTGCGAAATTAATTAAAGAAGGAAACGGCATGGCAACATTAACAACCGTAAGTGGTGGAAAATTATATGCTATGATGAATGGCGAACATAATATCCAGTTAAAAGACGAAAACGGCAACCTCATCAATATTACAACATACGATGTATATCAAAGTAACGGTGTAATCCACGTAATCGACCGTGTAGCTTTACCTAAATAA
- the rny gene encoding ribonuclease Y codes for MNDILMYAIIGAAALVVGILLGRLIFGQTKNQKIFADREAEETISAAKKEAELIIQKSKNDADAYKKEKSLEIKDQMIQQKAEVEKERQQKVLKLEEQEMRMKQKESQLGQQQQQYSKKEAELNTLKDNLAKQLEVVNLKKGELDKAYETHISKLEDVAKLTADQARTELMEALKDEARNKAMSHIKEIVEEAKLKANKEAKKIILQTIQRTAAEQAIENSVSVFNLDSDDQKGQIIGREGRNIRALEAATGVEFIVDDTPETIIISGFDPVRREVARLSLQRLVADGRIHPARIEEVVAKTKKQMEEHINEIGERTVIELGVTGVHPELIRMVGRMRFRSSYGQNLLQHSREVANLCAVMAAELGLNPKLAKRAGLLHDIGKVPEEESELSHALLGAKLCEKYGEHAAIVNAVGAHHDEIEMQYVIAPIVQACDAISGARPGARREILESYLKRIKEMENLALANDGVEKAYAIQAGRELRVIVEAEKVSDKVAEELSFSIAQKIQDEMQYPGHIKVTVIREKRAISFAK; via the coding sequence ATGAACGACATTTTGATGTATGCAATCATTGGCGCAGCAGCCCTGGTTGTAGGTATTCTCTTAGGGCGGCTCATTTTCGGGCAAACGAAAAATCAGAAAATTTTCGCGGACCGTGAAGCCGAAGAAACAATTTCTGCAGCTAAAAAAGAAGCTGAACTTATTATTCAGAAAAGCAAAAACGATGCTGATGCTTACAAAAAAGAAAAATCGCTGGAAATTAAAGACCAGATGATTCAGCAAAAGGCAGAGGTAGAAAAAGAAAGACAGCAAAAAGTGCTGAAACTGGAAGAGCAGGAAATGCGGATGAAACAAAAAGAATCCCAGCTTGGCCAGCAACAGCAACAATACAGTAAAAAAGAGGCGGAACTTAATACGCTTAAAGACAATCTCGCCAAACAACTTGAAGTTGTGAATCTTAAAAAAGGTGAGTTAGATAAAGCTTACGAAACACATATCAGCAAATTAGAAGATGTAGCCAAATTAACTGCCGACCAGGCGCGCACCGAGTTAATGGAAGCATTAAAAGACGAAGCCCGCAACAAGGCGATGTCGCATATAAAAGAAATAGTTGAAGAGGCTAAACTCAAAGCAAACAAGGAGGCCAAAAAAATTATTTTACAAACGATACAACGTACGGCAGCTGAGCAGGCAATTGAAAATTCTGTTTCGGTATTTAACCTCGACAGTGATGATCAAAAAGGTCAGATTATTGGACGTGAGGGTCGTAATATTCGTGCATTAGAAGCTGCAACGGGTGTTGAATTTATTGTTGATGATACACCTGAAACAATTATAATAAGCGGTTTCGATCCGGTTCGCCGTGAGGTTGCCCGTTTAAGTTTACAACGTTTGGTGGCAGATGGACGTATTCACCCGGCACGTATTGAGGAGGTGGTAGCCAAAACCAAAAAACAAATGGAGGAGCACATCAACGAGATTGGTGAGCGTACTGTAATTGAACTTGGTGTAACAGGTGTACATCCGGAATTAATTCGCATGGTGGGACGTATGCGTTTCCGTTCCTCATATGGTCAAAATTTATTGCAGCACAGTCGCGAGGTTGCCAATTTATGTGCTGTTATGGCGGCTGAGTTAGGATTAAATCCGAAGCTTGCAAAACGCGCCGGTTTACTCCACGATATTGGTAAAGTACCTGAGGAGGAATCAGAATTAAGTCACGCGTTGCTTGGAGCGAAATTATGTGAAAAATACGGTGAACATGCAGCCATTGTAAATGCTGTAGGTGCTCACCATGATGAGATAGAAATGCAATATGTTATTGCACCGATTGTGCAGGCATGTGATGCGATAAGCGGTGCTCGTCCGGGCGCACGTCGTGAAATTTTGGAAAGCTATCTGAAGCGTATTAAAGAAATGGAAAATCTTGCGTTGGCAAACGATGGTGTTGAAAAAGCATATGCCATTCAAGCCGGTCGTGAGTTACGTGTAATTGTAGAAGCTGAAAAAGTAAGTGATAAAGTTGCTGAAGAATTATCGTTCAGCATTGCACAAAAAATTCAGGATGAAATGCAATATCCCGGCCACATTAAAGTGACCGTTATCCGCGAAAAAAGAGCAATCTCATTTGCTAAATAA
- a CDS encoding cell division protein ZapA produces MDTEESKLLNIHVTICDRPYRLKVKPEEEEIVRKAARLIAEKIKDLQMQHAGSDKQDYLAMTALTMMVEQLGEEHKKPAPVILETDLSAELEQLNQQITKVLHP; encoded by the coding sequence ATGGATACTGAAGAAAGCAAATTGTTAAATATTCATGTTACGATTTGCGACAGGCCCTACAGGCTTAAGGTAAAGCCTGAGGAAGAAGAAATTGTGAGAAAAGCAGCCAGATTAATAGCTGAAAAAATAAAAGACCTCCAGATGCAGCATGCAGGTAGCGACAAACAGGATTACCTGGCAATGACAGCGCTCACCATGATGGTGGAACAACTGGGGGAAGAGCATAAAAAACCGGCACCGGTAATATTGGAAACCGATTTATCGGCCGAGTTAGAGCAGCTCAATCAGCAAATAACGAAGGTTCTGCATCCATAA
- a CDS encoding phenylalanine--tRNA ligase subunit beta — MKISWNWLNELLPLNMTADEAAILLTDIGLEVEGVYPYSNVEGGMEGLIVGEVISCEKHPDADKLKVTQVNIGSGELLNIVCGAPNVAAGQKVIVATAGTTVHPVKGEPFTIKKAKIRGVESNGMLCAEDEIGLGEGHDGLLLLPENTAVGIPVKSLFDIYTDTIIEIGLTANHADANSHLGTARELRAALISRNISNPELTSAHKKNITINSAAPEIKVSVEDTNACPRYSGIQIKNVKVGTSPAWLQHKLMAIGMRPINNVVDITNYILHYYGQPLHAFDADKISGNNIVVKTLENNTPFVTLDGKERKLLSTDLMICDNKGGLCIAGVYGGLNSGVTETTTHIFLESAYFNPSYIRRTESAHGLKTDASARFAKGTDIEITTTALQHAMTLIETLCGGEIVGDIIDIYPNKTILTDITLRLSRLEKISTLQLPVATIKNILTALHIEIVSETNDTLQLKVPAYKNDVLREIDIIEEILRMHGFNNITVPSTIRTPYLVSPKPDNEKVKLETINYLVSNGFYEIFTNAISRSKYAQQFLPEMAEKQVNLLNSLNAELDSMRISMAFTGLEVIGYNSNHKQTDLKLFEFGRVYAKNADNYSESEKIGLFITGNKYAESWRIANRKTDFYDIKESVDRLLNKMSSKTEWQLLDDSNTHYLAPIFESGNLIKSGNLVVGICGSIRKNILSVFDIKQPVFFAEIDWKILLENMSARKTTFKEISKFPEVRRDLALVIDKQITYNRIEAIAKKEGKPYLKDVILFDVYEGEKLAGKKSYAIGLTFSTDERTLTDADVDGVMKKLMQRCETELGAVIRK; from the coding sequence ATGAAAATTTCATGGAACTGGCTGAATGAGTTACTACCGTTGAATATGACGGCAGATGAAGCTGCAATTTTATTAACCGATATCGGGTTGGAGGTTGAGGGGGTTTATCCCTATTCAAATGTTGAGGGTGGTATGGAAGGCTTAATAGTTGGTGAAGTAATTTCATGCGAAAAACATCCTGATGCAGATAAATTAAAAGTTACACAAGTAAATATTGGCAGTGGAGAGTTGCTAAATATTGTTTGTGGAGCTCCGAATGTTGCAGCCGGACAAAAAGTAATTGTTGCTACTGCGGGCACAACAGTTCATCCTGTAAAAGGTGAACCGTTCACCATTAAAAAAGCAAAAATTCGAGGTGTTGAAAGTAATGGTATGTTATGTGCCGAAGATGAAATTGGTTTAGGTGAAGGCCATGACGGTTTATTATTGTTACCTGAAAATACAGCAGTTGGTATTCCGGTAAAATCGCTGTTTGATATTTATACAGATACCATTATCGAAATAGGATTAACTGCCAATCATGCAGATGCAAATTCACATTTAGGTACTGCCAGAGAATTACGTGCTGCTTTAATATCAAGAAATATCAGCAACCCGGAATTAACATCTGCCCACAAAAAAAATATTACCATTAATTCCGCAGCACCTGAAATAAAAGTTTCAGTTGAAGATACCAATGCTTGTCCGCGATATTCAGGTATTCAAATAAAAAATGTAAAAGTAGGCACCTCACCTGCATGGCTGCAGCATAAATTAATGGCAATCGGCATGCGTCCAATAAATAATGTAGTGGATATCACGAATTATATTTTGCATTATTACGGACAACCATTACATGCATTTGATGCGGATAAAATTTCAGGCAACAACATTGTGGTAAAAACATTGGAAAATAATACACCATTTGTTACACTCGATGGAAAAGAACGCAAATTATTATCCACAGATTTAATGATTTGTGATAATAAAGGAGGTTTGTGTATTGCAGGTGTTTATGGCGGATTAAATTCCGGAGTAACCGAAACAACAACACATATTTTTTTAGAAAGCGCTTATTTTAATCCTTCGTATATCAGAAGAACTGAATCGGCACACGGATTAAAAACTGATGCTTCTGCCCGTTTTGCAAAAGGTACTGATATTGAAATTACTACAACTGCGCTGCAACATGCTATGACATTAATTGAAACATTATGCGGCGGGGAAATTGTTGGCGACATTATTGATATCTACCCAAACAAAACAATATTAACTGACATTACACTGCGATTGAGCAGGTTAGAAAAAATAAGTACCTTACAATTACCGGTTGCAACAATTAAAAACATATTAACCGCCTTACATATTGAGATAGTATCGGAAACCAATGATACGTTACAATTAAAAGTACCTGCTTATAAAAATGATGTATTACGTGAAATTGATATTATAGAAGAAATTTTGCGGATGCATGGTTTTAATAATATTACGGTGCCATCAACAATTCGCACGCCGTATTTGGTAAGTCCGAAACCCGACAACGAAAAAGTAAAACTGGAAACCATTAATTATTTAGTGAGTAATGGTTTTTATGAAATATTTACGAATGCTATTTCACGTTCAAAGTATGCACAACAATTTTTACCGGAGATGGCAGAAAAGCAGGTGAATTTATTGAATTCATTAAATGCCGAACTGGACAGCATGCGCATTAGTATGGCATTTACCGGTTTAGAAGTAATTGGATACAACAGCAATCACAAACAAACTGATTTAAAATTATTTGAATTTGGAAGAGTGTATGCTAAAAATGCAGATAATTATTCTGAATCGGAAAAAATTGGTTTATTTATCACCGGTAATAAATATGCTGAAAGTTGGCGAATAGCAAACCGGAAAACAGATTTTTATGATATTAAAGAATCAGTTGACCGTTTGCTGAATAAAATGTCGAGCAAAACAGAATGGCAGTTGTTGGATGATAGTAATACACATTATTTAGCACCCATTTTTGAATCAGGGAATTTAATTAAATCGGGTAATCTGGTTGTTGGCATTTGCGGTAGTATTCGCAAAAATATTTTATCGGTATTTGATATTAAGCAGCCGGTATTTTTTGCAGAGATAGACTGGAAAATTTTGTTGGAAAATATGTCTGCCCGCAAAACAACCTTTAAAGAAATTTCAAAATTTCCGGAGGTTCGTCGCGACCTTGCTTTGGTGATTGACAAACAGATTACTTATAACCGTATAGAAGCAATTGCAAAAAAAGAAGGCAAACCTTATTTGAAGGATGTTATTTTGTTTGATGTTTATGAAGGCGAAAAACTGGCCGGTAAAAAAAGTTATGCCATTGGTTTGACCTTCAGCACTGATGAGCGCACTTTAACTGATGCAGATGTGGACGGTGTTATGAAAAAACTGATGCAACGATGTGAAACAGAGCTTGGTGCTGTAATCAGGAAATAA
- a CDS encoding NADH-quinone oxidoreductase subunit N has translation MLMKFELMVTIILFILLLLKLGKNKMSTGNLLNLVNILLGVNFIVGFFFNTTGSAFGDMFLSTPLMHLEKNILNLAILIISLQSREWLSTHKHVPEFYIILLASLSGMFFMISAQNLFMFYLGLELSTIPLAALANFDLLKRKSGEAAMKFIISSAFSSGILLFGISLLYGALGTLSFEQISITMNSQPLLILGFVMLFAGFAFKMSAVPFHLWTADVYEGAPVAVTAYLSVVSKGAIIFVFFSVLFTAFENIFISWYNFIFLISVLTMITGNLFAIRQTNLKRFLAFSSIAQVGFILIGISGNSAEGAAASVFFIVIYLFSNLGAFGVISLVSAKTGKESISDYKGFYKTNPLLAWVLALSLFSLAGIPPTAGFFGKFFLLMSGAGQNNTPLIVIAALNMIISLYYYLKVVKAMFMDSNENPIQKLSTGFQAGLAFIICIVGVLLTGLIGGCYEYIYSLIHL, from the coding sequence ATGCTAATGAAATTTGAGCTGATGGTAACCATCATCCTGTTCATTTTATTGCTCCTTAAGCTGGGAAAAAATAAGATGAGCACAGGCAATTTACTCAATCTGGTAAATATATTGCTGGGCGTAAATTTTATTGTTGGATTTTTCTTTAATACAACCGGAAGTGCTTTTGGCGATATGTTTTTAAGCACACCGCTGATGCATCTCGAAAAAAACATATTAAATCTTGCCATTTTAATTATTTCATTACAATCAAGGGAGTGGCTGAGCACACATAAACATGTTCCTGAATTTTATATCATTTTACTGGCATCACTTTCCGGTATGTTTTTTATGATTTCAGCTCAAAATTTATTCATGTTTTACCTTGGGCTTGAATTATCAACGATACCACTTGCCGCATTAGCTAATTTCGATTTATTAAAACGTAAATCAGGAGAAGCTGCAATGAAATTTATTATTTCATCGGCATTTTCATCCGGTATATTGTTGTTTGGCATTTCATTGCTCTATGGCGCTTTAGGCACTTTAAGCTTTGAACAGATATCAATAACCATGAATAGTCAGCCACTGCTCATTTTAGGATTTGTGATGTTGTTTGCAGGTTTTGCATTTAAAATGAGTGCTGTGCCATTTCATTTATGGACAGCAGATGTTTATGAAGGTGCACCGGTTGCAGTTACTGCTTATTTAAGTGTTGTTTCGAAAGGTGCAATTATTTTTGTTTTCTTTTCTGTATTGTTTACCGCTTTTGAAAATATTTTTATTTCATGGTATAATTTTATTTTCCTGATAAGTGTACTTACCATGATAACCGGTAATTTATTTGCCATTCGACAAACCAATTTAAAACGATTCCTTGCATTTTCTTCAATTGCACAGGTGGGATTTATTTTAATTGGCATTTCAGGCAATTCGGCAGAAGGCGCAGCGGCTTCAGTATTTTTTATCGTGATTTATTTATTTTCCAACCTGGGTGCATTTGGCGTAATATCGCTGGTAAGTGCAAAAACGGGGAAAGAAAGTATAAGCGACTATAAAGGATTTTATAAAACCAATCCGCTGTTAGCTTGGGTATTGGCCTTGAGTTTATTTTCACTGGCAGGAATTCCGCCTACTGCAGGATTTTTCGGAAAATTCTTTTTGCTGATGAGTGGTGCAGGACAAAACAATACACCACTAATTGTAATTGCAGCTTTAAATATGATTATTTCATTGTATTATTATTTAAAAGTAGTAAAAGCCATGTTTATGGATAGCAATGAAAATCCGATTCAAAAATTAAGCACCGGTTTTCAGGCAGGGCTGGCATTTATTATTTGTATTGTTGGCGTTTTATTGACCGGTTTAATTGGCGGTTGTTATGAATATATTTATTCCCTCATTCATTTATAA
- a CDS encoding NADH-quinone oxidoreductase subunit M translates to MNLNLLIVIPAVTALGIVFAKGLKQVRFVAFAGALIQLVLSFTLLFLFTQERNSGNNEQFIFQAVYNWFPSLNINYHIGVDGISVAMILLTAFVVLAGVLVSWKMEKMNKEFFLLLTLLSAGAYGYFIALDLFTLFFFLEVAVIPKFLLIGIWGSGKKEYSAMKLALMLMGGSALVFVGMIGVYFSGSHSLDLITNSQSYIDESTQRIFFPFLFVGFGIFTALFPFHTWVPDGHSSAPTAASMFLAGISMKLGGYGCLRAAVYLMPEAAAYYQPVIITLSTIAIIYGAFATLMQTDLKYINAYSSVSHCGFVLLGIGMLNETAINGAVLQMVSHGLMTALFFAAIGMVYDRTHTRMVKEIGGLLKVMPFIATVFILAGLCSLGLPGLSGFVAEMTVFMGSWQNPTTMYRFATILACASIVVTAVYILRASGKTMLGPIVNNEHLTLTDARWNERLAAFVLMAAILIMGIAPFLVTDIIYPGTEVMMQHIVSNK, encoded by the coding sequence ATGAATTTAAATTTACTCATAGTAATACCCGCAGTTACCGCTTTAGGTATCGTGTTCGCAAAGGGACTGAAACAAGTGCGTTTTGTAGCATTTGCCGGAGCCCTGATACAGTTGGTGCTGAGTTTTACGTTGCTGTTTCTTTTTACGCAAGAGCGGAATTCGGGAAATAACGAACAATTTATTTTTCAGGCTGTATATAACTGGTTCCCTTCGTTAAATATTAACTATCATATTGGGGTAGATGGAATTTCTGTGGCTATGATATTACTTACTGCTTTTGTTGTACTGGCAGGAGTATTGGTATCATGGAAAATGGAAAAAATGAACAAAGAATTTTTCCTGCTTCTAACCTTGCTGAGTGCCGGTGCTTATGGATATTTTATTGCGCTTGACTTATTTACACTCTTCTTCTTCTTAGAAGTTGCGGTAATTCCTAAATTTTTACTGATTGGTATTTGGGGCAGTGGCAAAAAAGAATATTCTGCAATGAAATTAGCATTAATGTTAATGGGTGGCAGTGCATTGGTTTTTGTTGGTATGATTGGCGTTTATTTTTCAGGCAGTCACAGTTTAGATTTAATTACAAATTCACAGTCATACATAGATGAATCTACACAGCGGATATTTTTTCCATTCCTTTTTGTAGGGTTCGGTATTTTTACTGCATTATTTCCTTTTCATACATGGGTACCCGACGGACACAGCTCCGCTCCTACTGCAGCGTCAATGTTTTTAGCAGGTATTTCAATGAAATTAGGTGGTTACGGATGTTTACGTGCTGCAGTTTATTTAATGCCTGAAGCAGCAGCCTATTACCAGCCGGTGATTATTACACTTTCAACTATCGCAATTATTTATGGCGCATTTGCAACATTAATGCAAACCGATTTAAAATATATTAATGCCTATTCCTCAGTATCACACTGCGGTTTTGTATTACTTGGAATTGGCATGTTAAATGAAACTGCAATTAATGGGGCGGTATTACAAATGGTATCACACGGATTAATGACAGCCCTTTTCTTTGCTGCAATCGGTATGGTTTACGACAGAACACATACACGCATGGTAAAAGAAATTGGCGGATTATTAAAAGTAATGCCATTTATAGCTACGGTATTTATTTTAGCGGGTTTATGTTCACTGGGTTTACCGGGTTTAAGTGGTTTTGTTGCTGAGATGACTGTATTTATGGGAAGCTGGCAAAATCCGACAACCATGTATCGTTTTGCAACTATTCTTGCCTGTGCAAGTATTGTTGTAACCGCAGTATATATATTAAGAGCGTCAGGTAAAACAATGCTGGGGCCCATTGTAAATAATGAACACCTAACATTAACCGACGCAAGATGGAATGAACGTTTGGCTGCATTTGTATTAATGGCAGCAATATTAATAATGGGAATTGCACCATTTTTAGTTACCGATATTATTTATCCCGGAACTGAAGTAATGATGCAGCATATTGTGTCAAATAAATAA
- the nuoL gene encoding NADH-quinone oxidoreductase subunit L: MNSYNYIALIPILPFAGFLLLGLFGKRLPEKISGLIGVLFIGIAAVLSLTTAYQYFITDGVINGIYPTLEPIKFTWLQFTSTLSIDMGIMLDPISVMMLVVVTFISLMVHLFSLGYMHGEKRFATYYSHLQLFTFSMLGLVLSGNLFQIYMFWELVGVSSFLLIGYYYDKPSAVAASKKAFIVTRFADLFFLIGILIMGVTADSFDFNSIIATLTSSAFQENYAATFLGFSVLTWALTLIFIGGAGKSAMFPLHIWLPDAMEGPTPVSALIHAATMVVAGVFLVARLFPVFSVTDSGALEIVAYVGIFSALFAAVIACTQTDIKRVLAYSTMSQIGYMMFALGVSDYEHGAGYTSSMFHLFTHAFFKSLLFLGAGSVIHAVHSNEMKDMGGLKKYLPITHITFLIACLAIAGIPPFAGFFSKEGILHAAYETHPGIYFVALITSGITAFYMFRLYYSIFWNKSETHLHDFHGEGPLTMKIPLLILGALSAVAGFIPFAHYISPTNTPQESHFEILFSIAPVLIGVTGIIIATIFYKTTNGRAAAFAKSAGGLYRSAYHRFYIDEVYTFVTKKIIFNLIGKPAAWIDRNIVDGLMNAIGNTTITFSASMKDLQSGKVQEYALYFIAGVIGLSMLGIYLWM, translated from the coding sequence ATGAACAGCTACAACTATATAGCATTAATTCCGATTTTGCCATTTGCAGGATTTTTACTGCTGGGATTATTCGGAAAAAGATTACCCGAAAAAATTTCCGGATTAATAGGCGTATTGTTCATTGGTATTGCAGCAGTTCTTTCTTTAACAACTGCTTATCAGTATTTTATTACTGACGGTGTAATTAACGGCATCTATCCAACACTTGAACCAATTAAATTTACCTGGTTACAGTTTACTTCAACCTTATCAATTGATATGGGCATTATGCTGGATCCTATTTCAGTAATGATGCTTGTAGTAGTTACATTTATTTCACTCATGGTGCATCTGTTCAGTTTGGGCTATATGCACGGTGAAAAACGATTTGCTACTTATTATTCGCATTTACAATTATTTACTTTCAGCATGCTTGGTTTAGTGTTGTCAGGCAATTTATTCCAGATATACATGTTTTGGGAATTGGTTGGGGTATCATCATTTTTATTGATTGGATATTATTACGATAAACCATCAGCAGTTGCAGCAAGTAAAAAAGCATTTATCGTTACCCGTTTTGCCGATTTATTTTTTCTGATTGGCATTTTAATTATGGGTGTTACTGCCGATTCGTTTGATTTTAATTCGATAATTGCAACATTAACATCCTCAGCATTCCAGGAAAATTACGCTGCTACTTTTCTTGGTTTTAGTGTATTAACCTGGGCACTTACATTAATATTTATAGGTGGAGCAGGTAAATCGGCCATGTTTCCTTTACATATCTGGTTACCGGATGCCATGGAAGGTCCAACACCTGTTTCTGCATTAATTCACGCTGCTACAATGGTTGTTGCAGGCGTATTTTTAGTAGCACGTTTATTTCCGGTATTTTCTGTAACCGATTCGGGTGCTTTGGAAATTGTTGCCTATGTGGGCATTTTTTCTGCGTTGTTTGCGGCTGTTATTGCATGCACACAAACAGATATAAAACGTGTGCTGGCTTATTCAACCATGAGTCAGATAGGTTATATGATGTTTGCCTTAGGTGTTAGCGATTATGAACATGGTGCAGGATATACTTCCAGTATGTTTCATTTATTTACTCATGCCTTTTTCAAATCATTATTATTTCTTGGCGCCGGTTCTGTAATACATGCTGTGCACAGCAACGAAATGAAAGATATGGGCGGGTTAAAAAAATATCTCCCAATTACTCATATCACCTTTTTAATAGCTTGTCTCGCAATTGCAGGTATTCCTCCATTTGCAGGATTTTTTAGTAAAGAAGGTATTTTACATGCCGCTTACGAAACACATCCTGGAATATATTTTGTTGCTTTAATTACATCAGGCATCACAGCATTCTATATGTTTCGTTTATACTATTCAATATTTTGGAATAAAAGTGAAACACATTTACACGATTTTCATGGCGAAGGACCATTGACTATGAAAATTCCGCTGCTCATACTCGGTGCGTTATCGGCAGTGGCAGGGTTTATTCCGTTTGCGCATTATATCTCCCCAACAAATACACCACAGGAATCACATTTTGAAATATTATTTTCTATAGCACCGGTATTGATTGGTGTTACGGGAATTATTATAGCAACCATATTTTATAAAACAACAAACGGAAGAGCAGCAGCATTTGCAAAAAGTGCAGGCGGATTATACCGCAGTGCTTATCACAGGTTTTATATTGATGAAGTTTACACCTTCGTCACCAAAAAAATTATTTTTAATTTAATTGGCAAACCGGCAGCCTGGATCGATAGAAATATTGTCGACGGGTTGATGAATGCCATTGGCAATACAACAATTACCTTTTCAGCTTCCATGAAAGACCTTCAATCGGGTAAAGTGCAGGAATATGCATTATATTTTATTGCAGGTGTTATTGGTTTAAGCATGTTAGGTATTTATTTATGGATGTAA
- the nuoK gene encoding NADH-quinone oxidoreductase subunit NuoK, with translation MTITQILFLSTALFFIGVYGLLTRRNMITMLMAIELILNSVNINFVAFNKYLYPENLDGLFFTIFIIAIAAAEAAVAIAIIINIYRNHRSIDVEDNEEMKY, from the coding sequence ATTACCATAACACAAATTCTATTTTTAAGCACTGCCTTATTTTTTATTGGTGTTTACGGGTTACTTACACGCCGAAACATGATAACCATGTTAATGGCAATAGAATTAATTCTGAATAGTGTTAATATCAACTTTGTTGCGTTTAACAAATATTTATATCCCGAAAATCTCGACGGTTTATTTTTTACCATATTTATTATTGCCATTGCTGCGGCAGAAGCTGCTGTTGCCATTGCCATAATTATTAATATATACAGAAATCACCGTTCCATAGATGTGGAAGATAACGAAGAAATGAAATATTGA
- a CDS encoding NADH-quinone oxidoreductase subunit J, whose product MNAYDIIFYILAAFILGNGILAMSTTKIFRAAIFLLFTLIGVAGLYFWMQVEFVAAVQIIVYVGGIVVLIIFSIFLTQQSGTEMAKPTMQRRIFSLIAVLCGAGLTGLLICQHTFPDNAADTMDDSVQNIGTQMLDYQDAGFALPFEVISILLLAAMIGAIVIALKSNAEES is encoded by the coding sequence TTGAACGCTTACGATATTATATTTTACATTTTAGCAGCTTTTATTCTGGGTAACGGAATACTGGCCATGAGCACCACTAAAATATTCAGGGCAGCAATCTTTTTATTATTTACACTTATTGGTGTTGCCGGATTATATTTTTGGATGCAGGTAGAATTTGTGGCTGCCGTTCAAATTATCGTATATGTTGGTGGTATTGTGGTGTTGATTATTTTCTCCATATTCCTCACTCAGCAATCGGGAACAGAAATGGCAAAACCTACTATGCAGCGACGCATATTTTCCTTGATTGCTGTTTTGTGCGGAGCCGGACTTACGGGATTATTAATTTGTCAGCATACTTTTCCGGATAACGCGGCAGATACAATGGATGATTCCGTTCAAAATATCGGAACTCAAATGTTGGATTATCAGGATGCGGGATTTGCATTACCGTTTGAAGTAATTAGTATTCTTTTACTGGCGGCCATGATTGGTGCAATTGTAATCGCCTTAAAATCAAATGCCGAAGAATCATGA